TAATAATACAATTATTCCCACTGTATTCTTGCCGAATAATTTCTGTGAACCTTAACCCATTTTCTTCCCAAATACAAGAATAATTAATAGAGTTATTTTTCATTTTTTTTCAAAGTGAGGCACTACCACAGCCTGTCACCACTTGACATAAAATATTTAATCTGATATAAGAAATAAATAATTTTTGCAAACTGTCAATCCTGAAGTATAAGGCTTTAATTGAAACCCTAATCCCATGGAAGGATAAGAAAATGAAAAAGGTCTTAGTCTTAATAACCCTGCTTTTGACCTTTTTCCTTTTGCCGTTTTATAAAGGAGAAGCAACAGACACAGAGGACTACTTAAATCTGTCACTTACCAACACCGTATCTGTGAAAAAATATAAAAACCTCAAAGTCTATTATGAACCTTACATTATAAAAGAAGGAGAATGGTTATGGAAGATACTGAGGGATAGATACAAAATTTCTTTGGATCAAAGGTCGAAGTTCTTCCCTGTAATAAAAAGATTAAACCCTTCAATTTCTGATGCAAATAAAATTTATCCCGGCCAAAAGATTTTTATACCGCTTAAAGTGGAAACTGAAACAGAGCAAGTTGCAGATCATCCCGATACAAAAGAGAGCGAAGCTTCATCCCCTCAACAGGCTTCTTCCTCTATAAGGGAACATACAGTAAAACCCGGACAGAATCTCTCAAGCATCTTATTGGATATATATAAAGTGCCAAAACACCTGGTCTTTAAGAAGTACATAAATCTGTTCCTTAAGTTAAATCCAACCATCAAAGACCCTAATCTGCTCATAGTCCACAAAAAGATACTTGTTCCGGTTTATGAATCAATCTCAGAGAAGGAAAATAAACTTGTTGAAGAGAAAGCCGCTAAGCCTTCAATAGCTGAAGAAACCAATCTAGAAAAAAATCCATCCATCCCTACTGAAACTAAGGACAAAGCGGCTTCAGTTAAAATAGAGAAGACAATACCTTTCCGTACTGAATCCGGACTGGAAGGCATTAAGGATTTTATTCGAACCATTTTTAAAAATACCGGGGACCACTATATCGATAAAGGTAATTATTATATTCCAATTCCTGGCGGGGGAGAGCTAACCTTAGATAATGAAACTTTTCCCATACTGGAAATGAAAAGTGGAGGGAAGGTAATCATAGATGTCGGGGACCAATTACCGGCAAAAATAGAAAAGCTGATAGAATCAAATTGGAAGGATTATAAAATTATAAATATCCAGAAGTATGAGAGCATAGAATCTATCCTCAACAGACTTCTTACCCTGTCGGGTCATTACTCAATAACCAGGGGAGACAAGCCTTTGATATTAAAGGGCAAAATAACCACAACGATATGGTCAGACTGGGTAATCTTTAAAGAAAAAGACAGCCTGTTCAAAAATCGGGTATACGTTGTCAATATCATAGACAGAAAAGAAAAAGAGGTGCCCCTAACAATCAAAGATTACATTGAAAGTTTCGGGGTTAGGGTTATAGATATCTTTTCAGATGCGAAGAAGGAACAGGGGCAGTATCAGAAAAAAGCTATCACTGGTGAGGAAGAAGAGATTATCTCCCTGGATTCCTCAAATAATAATGTATTAATCCGTGCTCTTTTAACCTTGATAGATCAACCCTTTACGGTAGGTGTAAAGTTGCCTCTATCGAGTACAAGCAGTAGTGGTTTTAACGTCGGAATTACAGCAGATATATTCCTGAAGAGAGGAACCCGTGATTGTATTATAAGTCTTAACGACCTACCCGAGGACATAGCAGAGATGCTTGCCGAGAATAAACTCAGGATTCTGGAAGTGCAAAAAAATGAAGCCCCAGAATCAGTAATTTCAAAGGTGCTGGGCTTTCTTGGTATAGAGTTCTCATCTTCCACATTCGAGTTTGATACTGCCCAAAAAGGAAACCCCCACAATATTACAATTGCAATCCCTGGCTTTCTACTTCAGGGAAACGATCTGCCTAAAATCCTTCTCATAAAAGCCAATGTGGACAAAAATATCGCGTCTTTTCTAAAAGAAAAAGGGATAAAAGCGGTCAGGTATTAAAACAGGTAACCGTTCACGGTTCTCCGTTTACAGTTTTAGACCTTTAAAAAACTCGCTTTCAGTCATTGCGAGGCGTGTGCACGCCGTGGCAATCTCTTTGATAATCAACATCTTATGAGATTGCTTTACTTCGTTCGCAATGACAAATTGGGCATTTTTCAAAGGTCTCAATCCAGCAGACTCTTAACTGTTCGGATAATGCCCACTTCATCCAATCCATATCTGCTTCTAAGAAGTTCTTGGGGACCGCACTCTATAAATTTATCCTGGATACCTATACGCTTTATCCTTAAGTTATGAAGACCGTTCTTTTCCATAAGCTCTAAAACTGCACTACCAAAGCCACCATCAAGAATATTCTCTTCTACTGTAATAACCTTCCTTATTTTCTTCGCAAGGGTAATGATCAGCTCATCATCCAGGGGTTTTACAAAACGGCTGTTAACTACTGTTACTCCGATATTTTCTTCTCTAAGACGTCTGGCGGCATTTAGAGCAGGATAAACCATAGAGCCTATTGCAAGAATCAAAACATCTTTCCCTTCTGTAAGAACCTCTGCTCTGCCAATCTCTAATGCCTTTAATTCAGTGTCAAGTTTTACGCCATACCCTTTACCACGAGGATACCTTATTGAAACAGGTTTGCCACAATCAACAGCTGTTTTAAGCATATGCTGAAGTTCATTTTCGTCTTTTGGCGCCATCACTATAATATTGGGGATATGGCGCAGGAAGGAGTAATCAAACAGGCCATGGTGGGTAGGACCATCCTCCCCAACAATTCCGGCACGGTCAAGTACAAAAATAACAGGCAATTTCTGCATACATACATCGTGAACAATCTGATCGTATGCCCTCTGTAAGAATGTGGAATATATAGCTGTTACAGGTATAAAGCCTCCTGTTACCAGACCGGCAGCAAAGGTCACCCCATGTTGCTCTGCTATCCCCACATCATAAAACCTGTCTGGAAATTCTTCAGAAAATTTTTGAAGACCCGTTCCATAAGACATTCCGGCAGTTATTCCCACTATTCTTTTATCCATTCTACCCAATCTAACTATGGTATCAGCAAAAACCTCAGTATAGGTGAAAGGGTTCCCCCCCTCTTTTAAAGGTTTACCCGTCTGCACGTCAAAGGAGCCAACTCCATGGAAATTTATGGGGTCCTTCTCCGCAGGAGGATAACCTTTTCCCTTGGTTGTTATGACATGAACCAAAACAGGCCCCTTCAGGTTCTTAACATTCTTCATATTTTCAATCAGATGGTCCAGACGATGCCCCTGAATTGGACCTACATACCTGAATCCCAACTCCTCAAAGAATAATCCTGGGATTATTAAACCTTTAAAAGATTCCTCTGCCTGTTTAACCAGTTTTAACACAGACTCTCCAATGCCTGGGATTGTTTTGAGAAAGTTCTTCATCTCAGCCCGAAACCTGGTAAAGAGCTGTCCCGTCATGATACGGTTGAGGTAAGATGAAAGGGCACCTACATTGGGTGAAATGGACATCTCATTGTCGTTGAGAACAACTATCATATCCTTTTCTCGATGTCCTGTCTGATTAAGTCCCTCAAATGCCAATCCAGCAGCTATAGAACCATCACCGATGACAGCTATAACCCTGTATTTTTCGCCCTTAAGGCATCTGGCCTCCGCCATCCCCAATGCCGCCGAGATTGAGGTGCCGCTATGCCCAACATCAAAGGTATCGTAAGGGCTCTCATCCCTTTTGGGAAAAGCGCAAATCCCTCCATACTGTCGTAAGGTATGAAACCTGTCTCTCCTGCCAGTTAATATCTTATGAGCATAGGACTGATGACCCACATCCCAGATGAGCTTATCCCTTGGGGCATTAAATACATAGTGAAGGGCAATAGTCAGCTCCACGGTACCAAGGCTTGAAGCAAGATGGCCGCCGTTTTTGGAAACAACGGAGATAATCTCTTTTCTCATCTCACCTGCAAGCTGTACCAATTCATCTAAAGTAAAAGACTTAATGTCAGCAGGACTGTCAATCCTATCGAGTAATCTGGCCATAAAAAAGTGTCTTCCCTCCCTACGCCTTTCTTTCTCCAATATACCTTGCAATCATCCTTAAGGGCTCTGCTTTATCATCAAACTGTCTCAGATAACCAATAGCCTTACCTATAAACTCATTAGCAATCTTTTTTGAATCATCGATGCCCAACACCGCAGGATAGGTTGCCTTTTTCTTGTTTGCATCACTCCCAACGCTTTTGCCCAAAAGGGCCTCATCGCCTTCCACATTTAAGATGTCATCAACAGTCTGAAAGGCTAACCCAATAGCTGAACCATACATGGACAATAGCCCGATCTCCTCTTCCGTTCCTCCGCCCAACCTTGCACCGGTTCTGACAGAAGAAGCGATAAGGGCTCCAGTTTTATGGGTGTGGATATACTCTAATTCGGGAAGACCGACCTCCTTTCCCTCTGACTCCACATCCTCCATCTGTCCTCCCACCATCCCGGATGCTCCGGCAGCATCGGCTATATCATTAATTACATATAAAATGGTATTGGGATCGATCCCGGAAATGGTGTTTGAATCTGTCATTAATCGAAAAGCCTCTGTTAGCAGGGCATCACCTGCAAGTATGGCAGCAGCCTCCCCATAAACTTTATGATTGGTAAGGCTCCCTCGTCTGTAATCATCGTCATCCATGGCTGGTAAATCATCGTGGATAAGTGAATAAGTATGAATCAGCTCAATGGCGCATGCAAAAGGAAGTACAGAATCTGTATATCCGCCTACCGCCTCAGAAGAGGCAATGGTCAGGATTGGTCGTAGCCTTTTCCCTCCGGCAAAGAGGCTGTATCTCATAGCCTTGTAAATAGTTGAGGCATGCCCATCCTGAAACGGCACGTATCTTTCCAATGCATCATCTATCAATCTCTTCTTTTCCTGAAGATAAATCCTTAAGTCCAAAGAATTACCCCTCTAGTCAATTTCCCCCTCTTCCTCTTTTACATCGAAAGGCTGAGGTTTTAACCTTCCGTTCTTATCTTTAATAAGGATCTCAACCTTTTTCTCTGCCTCATCCAATTTCTTTGCACAAAATCTGGAAAGTTTAACCCCTTCCTCAAAGAGTTTAAGGGATTCTTCAAGGGGTATATCACCATCCTCAAGTCGGGTTACGATTGACTCAAGCTTTTTCACCGCATCTTCAAACTTCTGTTCAGTCATATTAGACCTCGATAAAATTGTCTGTACTGAAAAACATAAAAAGTAGCTTTCCATCACCAATCGAAGGGTTAAGCAGGGGAAAGCTACTTCTTAACAGTTTTGATAAACATTATATATTAAAGACGTTATGACAGTCAAGCACTAACTCGATCTCCTCAATAACCTCTTCAACCCCAATGAGTTGCAGACACCTCTGGTTTTGACATAGACTCAATTCTTCCCTGGTGCATGGTGAACAATCCAGTTCCTTTCTAACTACAGACACATTATCCCCCCTCGGCCCCCAAATATCAGGATCCGTGGGTCCAAAGACAGCAATAGTAGGGGTACCCACTGCAGTTGACAGATGCGTTATACCTGAATCAACCCCCAAAAAACAATGGCATCTCTCAATAATAGCCGCCAATTGGGCAAGTGAAATCCCCTGTAACAAAATGGGTTTAGCCTTTTTAAGACCCTTTAATATATCATTAACTGCCTCGGTATCCGCTGGCCCGGAGATTAACAGCACCACTGCGTTGCACTTATCAGCCGACCAATCTGCCACGTATACAAAACGTTCTTTTAGCCACTTCTTTTTATGCCCGCCACTGCCAGGATGAATGGCGATCACAAAACTATCCCTTCCAGATTCCAGGTGGTGATCCCGAAAGAATCTAATGGCATAAGCCCTGCTGGATTCTTCGGGGAATATCCTTGGTATGGGATCATCGCTCTGTATGCCAAAGGACTTGAGAGAATCCAAGAAATAATCCACTATATGTCTATGGTCTCTGGAGGGCGGTAATGGTTTAATAGTAATTACGTTTAAATGCCCTGTTCTTCGCAAATTGTCTGAGAAGGTTCCATCTTTATCATAACTGTAAAGGACAATTAACCCAAAACTCCCAAAGTACTCTTTGAGGTCCTCCGGCAACTCACTGTCTTCGACCCAGAATAATGAGATGCCATGGCGATCTATGGAACTTACCCTGTCAGCATAATATCTATTCTTCGCAAGGATAGCCCTCTCTGAATAACCCATCACCTCTATATAGGCATCTGGGAAGTGCTTGCGTATGGCCCTGATGGACGGCAGGGTAAATATGAAATCACCTACTGCCCCCGTTCTAATGATCAAAATCCGCTTGATTCTTCTGTCAATCACCTAAAATCCCAAATCCTTACCTACTATCAGGACATGGATATCAGAAAAGAAGGGTTTTCTCTCTAAGATAACCGTCGCCCTGCATGCCCGCATAGGAGAATTACAATCACTGCAAAAGCCGGTAACTGCACAGGGAATCTCTAAACCCATATCTTTAACCACTTGAGGGGTAGCAACCTCTTTAATGCGTCTGAAGGCACTATGCAGATCATTCACAATCTTATTGGCTCCTGCCACAATTATTACCTTTCCAGGACCAAACATCATAGCCCCAACCCTGTTTCCTGCCCCATCTGTACTTACCAGCATACCTTCCATTGTAACAGCATTGGCACTGGTCAGAAAGACATCGCAGGTTAAGTGGGCTTTTCTTATTTTTAATACATCTTCCGGGGATAATCCGGGCTTCCAGTGGTCATAGATCACATTACCCTTCTCTTCAAGGACATCCAAAACTCCAATCTGCCTCATGGTCATAGAACCCCCTACCCCCACTTTCGCCTCTTTGGGAATCAGTTTGAGAATCTCCACACGAGCAGTCTCCTCATCGTCAACGTACTGCGCCTCAAATGCATTTTTCTTCAATGCCTCCACTGCCTTTTTTGCCCTCTGTTCCTTCAACCATTTTGTGGTCTTTTCCATGTTCTTTAAACGGATAAAATAGGGATTTTCGTTGTTATTGTTTGTCATAATCTTCTGCCTCCTTTAAAATCTTTATCCTTTTACCTGATCTTGCCTCTCCTCTGTTTATAATCCACTGAGAAAATCCGGACGAAGGAGAGAGGGGTTCCTTTCCAAGAACTCGGCATATTCTCGGAGTCGAGCCAATGCATTCACAGCTCGTTCACAACTGGGGAAAACGCCTAACTTACCACTTTCCTCCAACTTCGCTGCTATGTCAGCATAATTTCCATAGAGCCAGCAGACAACCGGTTTGTCTTTAAATGTATTAACAGCCTGTATAATAGCTGATGAAGGATCAAATGACTCTTCTTTGCCGAATATTCCAGAGATGAAAACAACGCCGTCTACTCCTTCGTCAGACAGCATAAGTTTTAATGCCCTGTTCACCACCTCTTTGTAAGGGTATCCTGAAACCTGAAAGGCAGGCCAAGCATCAAAAGGATTGCTTATTGCCAGCCATGGGGGGAAGAGACGCCTGACTTCTACGAGAGTCCCCGGTGATAATTCAGCCACTTTAAGTTTATTCCGCTGACAAGCATCAGCAGTTATAACTCCGCCAGCCCCGCTCATAGAAATAATTCCAATCCTTCTTCCCTTTATAAGAGGCAAGGATGAGAAGGCTTTGGTTAAATCAGCAAGTTCCTCAATATCTATTGCCCTGATTACCCCGCATTGCTTAAAAGCAGCATCGTAAATCTCATCATTGCCTGCTAATGAGCCGGTATGGGACTCAGCTGCTTTCCTTCCATACTCACTTCTTCCAGACTTTAAAGCAAGGATAGGCTTTTTCTTAGCAACTCTGCTGGCTACTTCAACGAACCTTCTCCCCTCCTTTATTCCTTCAACATAGAGTACTATGAGTTTGATATCTGGATCGGTCTCAAAATATTCCAATCCATCAGAGACATCAATATCACAAGCATTACCCAAATCGATGGCCTTTCCCGCCAATACCAATCTTGGGGGGCCAGGAAAAAAAAGCCCACTCTGACAAATAATCCCTACTGGGACATTATCCAATTTCGCCTGGGCAAAAGAGGTGTTTAAATTACAAAAGGAGTTAGCTATTCCCAAGCTATTTGGACCCATTATCCTTGCTCCAGCTTCCCTTGCTATACCTATCATTTCTGCCTGTAACGCTTTGCCTCCCTCGTCGCCGTCACCGAAGCCTTGAGCTACTATAACTATTCCCTTTACATGCTTCTCAGCGCACTCTCTCACTATGTTAAGAACGGTAGACCTGGGGCTGGCTATCACGGCAAGGTCAATTTCCTCAGAGATATCAACTACGCTAGGATAGATTTTTACTCCCAGAATCCGATCAACGCCGGGATTTACAGGGTAAACCTTTCCCGAGAACCCATAGTTCAGTATATTCTCAAAGATATTGAATGAGTCTTCCCCTGTATCCCTGCTGACACCAATGATGGCAATTGATCTCGGCTCCATAAAAACTTTCATTGGTTGAATGCTAATCATAGGCAATCCCCTTAAAGGTTATTTCGTTAAAATGCTACTATCCTATGAACATCAACAATTTCTCAAAACTTATTAATGTCCTATATAGTCCGTCTTGAAATATTTCATTGTGACCTATATCTCTTCTTCCAGCTGGAACTTCCAGCTGCACCATACATCTTCCGGATGATGGTCGGGTGGACATATCAAACACTTCATCTTCAGTCTCGGGTCTATTGTTTCTGCAAACTTTTTGAACAGGGCTACCCCCACTGGTTTACAAGGAAACTCTCCTCTCTTGTCTCTTATCCTTGCCTTTTGCGGGGTACAATCCGTAATATTGAATACTACACTCTTCTCTGTAACCTCAGGGAACTCGTATTCCATTCCGGGAACCCATACTTGAAAATTAAGGGCCTTCACAAGGGCAGGTATACCCTCCTCAGTAATATTCAATACCTTCTTTATCCTCCTCGCCTCTGTCACACCATATCTCTCCCACACCATTGTATCTATCTCAATAGCCGTATCCAAACCGAACTTCTCCTCAACATTGATGAACCACAGACCGTCTATAGTGATTACATTCCTGGAATACATCCTTATCAGTTCCACCAGTGTCTGTTCTGAAAGATCAGAATAATCAATTTTGCCACCCTCATTGATCTTATCTCCGGATTTACCTTCCAGTTGGAACTCCCAGCTGCACCATACGTCTTCTGGATGCTCATCAGGGGGACAGACTAAACACCGCATCTTTATTCCAGGATCAATTGTCTCTGCAAAAGGGGCAAATAGTGCCAATCCAACGGGTTTGCACTTAAACTCCGGTCTATTATCCCTTATCCTTGCCCTCTGGACAGTACAATCTGTCACATTAAATACTGCCCTCTTTTCTGTAACCTCGGGGAACTCGTATTCCATTCCGGGAATCCATATCTGAAAATTAAGGGCCTTAACAAGGGCAGAGATACCCTCCTCAGTGATATTCAATACCTTCTTTATCCTCCTCGCCTCTGTCACACCATATCTCTCCCACACCATTGTATCTATCTCAATAGCCGTATCCAAACCGAACTTCTCCTCAACATTGATGAACCATAATCCATCAATACTCAAAGCATTTTTAGAATACATCTTTAAAAGATCAACCAGGGTCTTCTTTGGAACCTCCATCAAATCAATCTTAGCCATTTAAGCACCTCCTTTAAATAGTCTCTTGCCTCACCTCTTTTATTGATTATCTATAATTCATCTTTTGTGTCAAGTTAAAATACTTTTGGGGATACTGATGTATCAGGAACCTGTGTTCTGGGATCATCTTTTGGAATTCATATAGATTAATTGGAAGGTTTACAGTATACTAAACACGGCTGAACATAAGGTACATAAGGAAGGTTATTGTAAAGGAGATGGCAGGAGTCCCCACCCATGCATAGAAGATCTGGT
This DNA window, taken from Thermodesulfobacteriota bacterium, encodes the following:
- a CDS encoding CoA-binding protein — encoded protein: MISIQPMKVFMEPRSIAIIGVSRDTGEDSFNIFENILNYGFSGKVYPVNPGVDRILGVKIYPSVVDISEEIDLAVIASPRSTVLNIVRECAEKHVKGIVIVAQGFGDGDEGGKALQAEMIGIAREAGARIMGPNSLGIANSFCNLNTSFAQAKLDNVPVGIICQSGLFFPGPPRLVLAGKAIDLGNACDIDVSDGLEYFETDPDIKLIVLYVEGIKEGRRFVEVASRVAKKKPILALKSGRSEYGRKAAESHTGSLAGNDEIYDAAFKQCGVIRAIDIEELADLTKAFSSLPLIKGRRIGIISMSGAGGVITADACQRNKLKVAELSPGTLVEVRRLFPPWLAISNPFDAWPAFQVSGYPYKEVVNRALKLMLSDEGVDGVVFISGIFGKEESFDPSSAIIQAVNTFKDKPVVCWLYGNYADIAAKLEESGKLGVFPSCERAVNALARLREYAEFLERNPSLLRPDFLSGL
- the dxs gene encoding 1-deoxy-D-xylulose-5-phosphate synthase encodes the protein MARLLDRIDSPADIKSFTLDELVQLAGEMRKEIISVVSKNGGHLASSLGTVELTIALHYVFNAPRDKLIWDVGHQSYAHKILTGRRDRFHTLRQYGGICAFPKRDESPYDTFDVGHSGTSISAALGMAEARCLKGEKYRVIAVIGDGSIAAGLAFEGLNQTGHREKDMIVVLNDNEMSISPNVGALSSYLNRIMTGQLFTRFRAEMKNFLKTIPGIGESVLKLVKQAEESFKGLIIPGLFFEELGFRYVGPIQGHRLDHLIENMKNVKNLKGPVLVHVITTKGKGYPPAEKDPINFHGVGSFDVQTGKPLKEGGNPFTYTEVFADTIVRLGRMDKRIVGITAGMSYGTGLQKFSEEFPDRFYDVGIAEQHGVTFAAGLVTGGFIPVTAIYSTFLQRAYDQIVHDVCMQKLPVIFVLDRAGIVGEDGPTHHGLFDYSFLRHIPNIIVMAPKDENELQHMLKTAVDCGKPVSIRYPRGKGYGVKLDTELKALEIGRAEVLTEGKDVLILAIGSMVYPALNAARRLREENIGVTVVNSRFVKPLDDELIITLAKKIRKVITVEENILDGGFGSAVLELMEKNGLHNLRIKRIGIQDKFIECGPQELLRSRYGLDEVGIIRTVKSLLD
- a CDS encoding glycosyltransferase family 9 protein; this encodes MIDRRIKRILIIRTGAVGDFIFTLPSIRAIRKHFPDAYIEVMGYSERAILAKNRYYADRVSSIDRHGISLFWVEDSELPEDLKEYFGSFGLIVLYSYDKDGTFSDNLRRTGHLNVITIKPLPPSRDHRHIVDYFLDSLKSFGIQSDDPIPRIFPEESSRAYAIRFFRDHHLESGRDSFVIAIHPGSGGHKKKWLKERFVYVADWSADKCNAVVLLISGPADTEAVNDILKGLKKAKPILLQGISLAQLAAIIERCHCFLGVDSGITHLSTAVGTPTIAVFGPTDPDIWGPRGDNVSVVRKELDCSPCTREELSLCQNQRCLQLIGVEEVIEEIELVLDCHNVFNI
- a CDS encoding DUF6125 family protein, whose amino-acid sequence is MAKIDLMEVPKKTLVDLLKMYSKNALSIDGLWFINVEEKFGLDTAIEIDTMVWERYGVTEARRIKKVLNITEEGISALVKALNFQIWIPGMEYEFPEVTEKRAVFNVTDCTVQRARIRDNRPEFKCKPVGLALFAPFAETIDPGIKMRCLVCPPDEHPEDVWCSWEFQLEGKSGDKINEGGKIDYSDLSEQTLVELIRMYSRNVITIDGLWFINVEEKFGLDTAIEIDTMVWERYGVTEARRIKKVLNITEEGIPALVKALNFQVWVPGMEYEFPEVTEKSVVFNITDCTPQKARIRDKRGEFPCKPVGVALFKKFAETIDPRLKMKCLICPPDHHPEDVWCSWKFQLEEEI
- a CDS encoding LysM domain-containing protein, which encodes MKKVLVLITLLLTFFLLPFYKGEATDTEDYLNLSLTNTVSVKKYKNLKVYYEPYIIKEGEWLWKILRDRYKISLDQRSKFFPVIKRLNPSISDANKIYPGQKIFIPLKVETETEQVADHPDTKESEASSPQQASSSIREHTVKPGQNLSSILLDIYKVPKHLVFKKYINLFLKLNPTIKDPNLLIVHKKILVPVYESISEKENKLVEEKAAKPSIAEETNLEKNPSIPTETKDKAASVKIEKTIPFRTESGLEGIKDFIRTIFKNTGDHYIDKGNYYIPIPGGGELTLDNETFPILEMKSGGKVIIDVGDQLPAKIEKLIESNWKDYKIINIQKYESIESILNRLLTLSGHYSITRGDKPLILKGKITTTIWSDWVIFKEKDSLFKNRVYVVNIIDRKEKEVPLTIKDYIESFGVRVIDIFSDAKKEQGQYQKKAITGEEEEIISLDSSNNNVLIRALLTLIDQPFTVGVKLPLSSTSSSGFNVGITADIFLKRGTRDCIISLNDLPEDIAEMLAENKLRILEVQKNEAPESVISKVLGFLGIEFSSSTFEFDTAQKGNPHNITIAIPGFLLQGNDLPKILLIKANVDKNIASFLKEKGIKAVRY
- the xseB gene encoding exodeoxyribonuclease VII small subunit, whose product is MTEQKFEDAVKKLESIVTRLEDGDIPLEESLKLFEEGVKLSRFCAKKLDEAEKKVEILIKDKNGRLKPQPFDVKEEEGEID
- a CDS encoding polyprenyl synthetase family protein, giving the protein MDLRIYLQEKKRLIDDALERYVPFQDGHASTIYKAMRYSLFAGGKRLRPILTIASSEAVGGYTDSVLPFACAIELIHTYSLIHDDLPAMDDDDYRRGSLTNHKVYGEAAAILAGDALLTEAFRLMTDSNTISGIDPNTILYVINDIADAAGASGMVGGQMEDVESEGKEVGLPELEYIHTHKTGALIASSVRTGARLGGGTEEEIGLLSMYGSAIGLAFQTVDDILNVEGDEALLGKSVGSDANKKKATYPAVLGIDDSKKIANEFIGKAIGYLRQFDDKAEPLRMIARYIGERKA
- a CDS encoding lactate utilization protein, which translates into the protein MTNNNNENPYFIRLKNMEKTTKWLKEQRAKKAVEALKKNAFEAQYVDDEETARVEILKLIPKEAKVGVGGSMTMRQIGVLDVLEEKGNVIYDHWKPGLSPEDVLKIRKAHLTCDVFLTSANAVTMEGMLVSTDGAGNRVGAMMFGPGKVIIVAGANKIVNDLHSAFRRIKEVATPQVVKDMGLEIPCAVTGFCSDCNSPMRACRATVILERKPFFSDIHVLIVGKDLGF